TCGCAATTTACTTTGCACCTATGACTTCTTAGGTGGAGGATCCGAATCCCCTCTGAAGCGGGTACACATGGGCGGATCCAACATATAGTGAGTTAGGGCACATGCCTCCACTCAATTTCTTGTTTTCAATGAACTTAGCCCTTTTTTAAGTTGCAAAAGTCCCGTTGCTGGTATGCCTCCGCTCAATTTTTAGGCTGGGTCCACCCTTGCAGATACACACATAAAGCCAACTTAAATTTGACAACAAAAAGGAGTTTAGGTAAAAGTGCCTTATAGTAGTTTCAGAAAACATCAACACCATACAGTCgaacttcaaaaataagaaaaagaatcaTTACAGAGATCTTTAAAACGCAAGCGACTAGTAATTCTTGTGTTGTTGAAAGCAAACCATGCCCCCATCCTATGAACCAACGTTATTTTCTTTCAAGATTCTTGTAGCTTGTCGACGGCTGACCCCACGAACAGAGGCAGCTCGCTCCACTGGTTTATGTAACCAAGATCAAGCCCTCGGTGATGAGCGAGTCGGCGATCACTTGGTTGGCCGCCTCCGACGGGTGGACGGCGTCCCAGAACACGTACGTCGTCGCGTTCGGGCACGTCCCGATCGACTTGGGGTTGCAGAGGAGCACCGTCGTCTCCACCGTGCCCGTCCCGCAGCATCCCCGTCTCGACTCCGTGAAGCCTGACACCACGGTTCCACGGTTCAGCAGGAGCAACCGAGCAGACACAAAATGGAATGGCAGCTCGCAGTTTAGAAGCCTGTTATATGCATACCTTGTGATCCAGGAGAGGTGGCGAGGTCGTACAGGGGCGTGTAGATGTCGAACACCGCGATCTTGAGATCAGGGTACCGGCTAGACAGCGTGCCGACGGTGGCGTTCATCTTCCAGTTGAAGCTCCGGGAGTCGCTGTTGAGCCGCGACACGCACCCGTTGCTCCCGTGGCCGAACAGCGTGATGGCCGCCGGGAGGCAGCCCAGCGGCGGCAACGACGTCACGCCGATGCGCCGGGCTCCCATGCCGTACAGTTGCTGCGTGCAGTTGGTGGCCAGGTTTAGCAAAACTCGAATGGTCGTCACTGTCTGAGCCGTTGTCGAGGAGCAGGAAGCTGGTGCAGCCGGTGGCTTACCGACACGGTGTTGCTGAAGATGCCGACGAGGCGGTCGGAGAACTGGTCGACGGTCTGGGTCTTGAAGAGCAGAGGGTTGATGTAGTAGTTCTGGATGAAGTCACTTGCACCGGCGCTGATGATGTACAGCGAGCCGGCGATGATCGACTGAGCCTGGCTGCTTCCGGCCACCGCGGCCAGCTTAGACTGGTACTCCTTGAAGTACTCCAGTTGTTGGGACAAAGGGATTGCGTGCTGGGTCACACAGTTTGCCCAAGTTAGAGAGAACATTTACACTCTCATGAAGATTTCCCGAGTACTGGACCACAAAATATAGCGACGAGATGGAGATAGATATCTGCTCCATTCATGATCAATGAGCTGATGATTTATGAGACTTGGAACATGCACTCTGACATGCCGGCCCCCACAAGAGATTTCGGTTCAGAGTTTGTAATGGAACAAGATTTTGGCTCCTTGGAGAGGTCACTGATGATACTTACATACAAAAGTGCCGTGTGGTCGTAGTACCCAGATCCTGCAGATGCGAAGTTGGCTCCGACCAGAAGGTTCTGCCCTGACGCCTGTGGGCTCAGATATGCTGGGGCATAGCTAGTGAACCCCAACGTCTCAGCTGCAACCATAGAAGGAGGTTGTAACACAAGATCTCTAGCATCAGGAAACGCAACTGCACCGTACACGCATCGAAGAATCCATCTAACAAGAACAAGATTGCACCAGTGATGTCGGTAGCCAGCTTGCCGTTGCAGAACCTTCCTGTGGCCACATGGTTCTTGAAGTCCCTGCCGTAGGGAGGGAAGTTCGCCTTGATGATGGTGTGGAGGTAGTCATTGTTCCCGACGTCGACCGACGAGTCGCCGAACGTCATGACCGCCGGCACCAGCGGCTGGGCTTCACCGCCATATGTCGCCACCAGAAGGAAGAGCGCCAAGACCAGCAAGCACCTCACCTGCATCAGAGCCGGACTACGGCTATCCCTTGGTGCCATCTGAACTCTGAAGAGTGTTCTGAAAGAGAATCACGTTCTGGTTTAATGGAGAGGCTGTGGCTTGTGAGCCTTATATAAGTGTGCCTGCACAGACACAAAGCTGAGATGAAACACACAATTGCAGTAGTTAATGGAGTTTGTTACGAGTCGATAACTATACGCATGTGAACAAGCTGTCCCGATAAGACCAGTAAGCACCCTCTCAACTTAGTCAGTAGGACCTAGTTGTCATTCAGAGTTCTGCTCTTTCAGAGCTGGGCATGGTGCAGCGTTGGCATGATGACAGTGTGCGAATATAGTACGTGCTCATGGCGATTCGTCGAGTCCAGTCCATGCTGCCCTGCCTTGCATTGCATGACTATCTATCCACATTGATTCTCCCATCTACAATGGCGACTACTTATGAGTTCGGTAAGGAAATGCAGGGGTAGTTGAGGGGGTACTGCCGCTGTGACGATGCACATCGGCACTAGAAATGTCAGGAACAAGATGAGAGCACCAACAGCTACTACACAACCACTGGTGAGTTATTGCACATGTCGTAATTCGAGCACAAATTATGCAGATGCAGTTGCGACTCGTGCATTGGGTCCAACTGGAATGGTCACAGGCACCGGATATATGATGAACTCTGGAGGACATGGTTTGTGCTGAAGCAGAAACAAGTACAGAGGAGGAGCTACTGGAAGGAAGAATAGATATGCAAATCTTTCAGGTACAGGGTGCCAGTGGTCAAGACTTTCAACATTGAATGTGAAATGTCCCAATGCTACCCAGCCAAGACTTCCTTCAATGCCAGCGATCTATTGTAGCAACCAGGCATATCTCTTCACTAGGATCAATATTGAACAGGATTAGCACGAAATAGGATGTCAGATCGAACAAGCCATGTGTTACTGCTCAGATCGACGCGTCAACTTTGACAAAATGCCGTGAGGGAGTTGGGCAGAATCCACAATCCAGTGGCCAAATTCGTGTGGAAACTTTAGTAGTTCAACACTTGGCTGCTCGTGTTCAGCTACTGAGAAGCTACTCATTTGAAGCGGCAAATGCAGTGCAGTGGCTTGGTACAGTGTATACTACATTTGAGTATTTGAGTAGAGCAATAAACTTATTGGAACATTCTTATGGGTACGAACTGCGGGGACCTAAGCTGCACATATATACGAAGCGCTTTCCTGGAAGCTGACCACGGCCAATGGTTTCCTTTTGAGACGAAAATtttgtcgtgaagggattttcgtttccttcagcgTTTCAACGGTTTCTCTTTACAGTTCCTGTCACGAAAGGATTctcaaggtcattcccttcatgatgggattctctctcctttcactTCGCGATTTCCTTCGAAAGCAAGCTATTGAAGATAAgggaaaataaagagaatatgaaGAAAGAAGGGAATCGGGAAAAGAATGAAATGAAGTGAATATGGTTGAAAATGGTTTAAAGAGCCTATATCTAACAAGGAGCTTGTAGATTTAGACGCATAACTGTATTTTGCAAGTGTCATGCCTTTAAAAGGTTGTCCTCTAGATGAGAGTTCAGAGTTGAGAGAAAAACTGTATTCACCACATTTGTACTTTCAAAAATATTTCCTCCTGTAGATGATAACAGCAAGCATGAGTATCTAACAAACATTCTTTCAAATAGTAGGATCTTGAAGAAAAGTAACAGAAACTGTCAAGAACGTCCAACTCATATATGATGAATGTGTATGCTTCACATAGAAAGTGGCAAGAACCATAAACTCATTTCAAACAATATCAATGTAGAGAGCAAATAGGCCCTACATAAGAACAGAACTACGCATAAACAAGTACTCCCTCAAGTCAAAGCTAAAATTCTCATGGTAGCGTAAGAAAGACTTGCCTTATCAGCAATAGTAAATTGATAGGTACAATGAAAGAAAGAGAAGGGATATAGATTAAGAATCATCATCCTGGATACTGAGAGATGTAAAGCATGAGTCGTACCTAAAGAAAATTCCAGTGTTTGAATAGACAGGAAAAGGTAAATTATATCCAGTTTAATCTGTCGGGTCTATTTAGATATGGAAATTTTTATGTACTGTTTACTCTTTCTGAGTAATGGGAAAAAATGGCATGTAGGGAGTCTATCAATGAATGCGAGCACAGTAAAGTAGATTTGATCTCGAATTCCAGTGTTTGAGTAGACAGGGAAAAGCAATCAAGACCTTGGACTTGGAACCCATTTCCCCCAGACCCCCGCGACTCGGGGGGCGACTCCTATCTCAGCCTAGCGCCCCCTAAATCTCGCCAGATCCGGCTGCCGTCGCTGGCCAGCGGGCGCCGGTGCCAGCGGTCAGCGACGGCTTCGAAGCCGAGACGTTGCGACCACCGTTTCTTTCCCCCAGTCGCTCCCTCCTTTCCTCTTCTCCCCCCCCCTCCTCTAGTTGCTCTCCAAAGCGGCAGATCCTGGCTTCCCCGTCTTCGGCTGATCGGATCCGGTGGTCCTCGGGCTGGATCTCCTGCCGATAGCGACAGATCCGTGCTTTGGTGCTCAGCAAGGTCGTGGCAGCGTTGCCCGTGCGGCCTTCCTGCTGGATGCTGGCTTGCTCCCGTGCATAGGATTCCTGGAGGTCGATGTGCGTCGGCTTGCTCTCGTGCTTAATGTGTGTCGGCTTGCTCCCGTGCGGGCTCCCCGAAGGTCGACGTGCGCCGGCTGGCCTCCTGCACCGTTATGGCACTGCCCTGTCGCCTCAGGTGACATTGGTCCTTGCGCGGGTGCTGCACGGCTCCAGTTGGCCGCGAGATCGTCCGTGTGCTCGCACCGGTCGCCGGCTATGGCCTTGCTCGTCGTCGTCGGTGGTCTGGGCTGCGTATGATTCAGCTCTCTACGGCCCGTCGGTACCGGCTGGCCACCCCTCAGTTGGTTGGTTTGGCCGGCTGCCTCAGCGGGTGGGTGGTTAGGGGGGATCCAGGGCGGTGCCGCCGGGTGgcagctccccctccccctaaCCGTCCGGTTGCTAAGTCGGCTTCTCCTTCGGCGTTTGCGATGTTCCAACCTCTCCCTATCCTCCCTCGGCCTGGACTGCCCTGATTTCTCCCCTCCTTTACGGGGCACCTGGCGGGGCTACAGGGTCTCCGATTCGAGGGGGGGGGTGTTGGGTTGCTACGCTGTCGAGGTCTGCTGGTTTGTCGGGCTGGGCGTGAGGCGTGACCTTGCTCGGTTTCTGCCTTCTTGCGTGGTCTCTGGGGCAGTGGAGTCGTGGGCAAAAGCCCTGCCTGGCTGCTTGCCGGTGCCGATGACGTGGGTGTCCGTGGGCGTCTTCTCCTTCCTTAAGGCATCATTGGGGCGACTACTCCCTCCCTCATGGCTAATCTAGGTGAAAACCCTGACCGGTTCTCCAATCGAGCGACGACAGCGTCATCTTCGCTCCCTTCCCGAAGGTGTCATCTCGGATGGTCACCGCGCTCTTTAGTGTCTGCCGATTTCTTTGTAGATGCTGCCCCTACGTCCTCGATCTGTGTCGGCTCTTGCTAGTTAGCGCTTCACGACAGTGGCTTGGCCCGATGCACGCTTCTCCAAAGCGACACGCTGCCAACCTGTGTTTGCTTAGGGCCGGGGCTTCGCCCCTGGTCGTTGTGCTCACGTGCTGCCTTTTTGTCTAGCGCTGCTCGATGTAATGATCGTCTTCATGATATTACAGCTGGTGGCGCTATTTGCAGGACGCATTTCCCTCCGTTGCTGCTCGACCCATTGGAGATGTGGCGTGTCAGTCGAGCTCCGCCGATCTAGTTGTGAGGGTCATGGTCGTCTGGCTGGTTAGTGCGCGAGTTGAGTTGGGTGTGAGCTGTCTGTCTGTCGGGTTGTACATTTTGGTGTAGTATTCCGTCTCGGGTCGAGGTCGTATTATCGTGTTGGGGTTGTTtgctaggttttttttttctttcaagccATACAGTTGTGAGGTTTTCGGACTTGGTTTCCCTTATAAACTAAGTCTGATTATTTTGATCTTTCTTCTTGTTAATGCAATGATACGCAGATCTCTCGCGTATTAGAGAAAAAGTAGACATAGAAAGGTAAATTATATCCCAACCGTAATCAACATCAAACATACTGCAGATTCTGCTGCTTCATAGAACAATAGTCCTCTTGTTAAATAAATGTTTCACAATGAACTTTGGACCAAGTAAATAATTTATTGCAGTCCATCATATTTTTCAGTTTATCCAATGTTCAGCATGACATCATAGGTTTGATCCCCATCCACGCTAACACGCTGGGGTGAAGACACCAAAGAAATAGGATTAATGGAGCATCACATGGGCCATAAGATCGAATAATAACATCCTAAAAACACAACTATATTACTGGAGAGTATTCAGAGTTGAGGGTTGAGACATGTAAATGCAAAGGTAACAGGCATAGAGGTTTAAGTGATATAGTATAAACAGGTACCTGAGTCAACACTTCAAATCATCCCATGTGGAACAACAAATATGAAAAGGGACATACATGACAATGTTCAATTAGCAGAAAAATCAGTTGGATGTCACATCGGCATATTCGTATTTCTACATAAAAACaaccttcttcttattctttcaAACAGAGCAATACAGTTCATTATATTGAAGAAAAGAAGTTAGAAAAAGGCCATTCATCATAGACATAGAGTGAGATATGAAGCTGTGGTACAGGTTTCATAATAATTGGCATTTATTCAGTGACATGCACTTGGTTCATAAGAAGACGAGTTACGTACTTAAAGGGTGCATTAACTATGGAATATGAAGACAGAACACTTGCGGAAACAGTGACAGTGCAGCTACCATCATGAAACATACAAGAATGAAGAGACCCTGTCCTTATCATTTTATCAAACAATTAGTCACAATAAGAGCGTTCAATTGTTCTAATACTCATTAAAAATGCTATGAAGTGTATTTTGTGGTGCAAGACTACTTGCACATATAAGGTTCAGTAAGCTAGAAAAAGCCataaaaatcatctaaaatGAATAACGCGGGCTTGTGTCCTCATCTAGTTCCTTCTAATTATGCGCTCAGAAGAACAAATTAGACTATTATACAAGCATTGTTGTCATAAATGAAGATTAAACACAAAGGTGCTACGCTGGTTAGTTTAAGCCTGAAATGCTGGTGACTGGTATTTGGAAACTACAGCAGCCAACAGAAAGAATTTCAGCATTTTCTACAAGGTGGGTTCCACTACTATGTTTGCTCAAGAAAATAAGTGACTGACGAGTAACATCAGCATTCTGAGCATAGATATCACAATTTAGGACTGAAATGAAACAGCAACTCATCTATCGATTATTGGGATCTGCAATGCTGATAGTAAACATAAGATACAAAGAAAACCTCTGATGCACAACTAGAAGTGAAAAAAGCTTTAGCTGTCACTACGATCATCATCCAAAAAGGTACGTTCAATCAAAAAAATGGTCCAACTCATATGCACCCTGTCAAAGAAACCAAGCACCACGCTTCGCGCATGCTTCACAGCAGCTTCAACCGCTACCggggattaaaattttgccaaaattttagcaaaattttgtgaattttgaaGTGTACAAAATATCCAATTTCAGAACTTTCTTTCACTCATATGTAAGACACGCAAAGCAGAGGATGAAAATGATCGAAATTTTGGTCTTTTCgtcagtgaaaaaaaaattgtaaaaacaaATTGAAATCCCTGGCTGCTACGATCTCATCCCATGCTGCCCCCACAGTAAGAATGGCGCCGCCATGAGGCCAGTCACGATCAGGGTTTggcttaccgaccggagctcgattatcgagctccggcggtaaccgaaaagtCACGGTTACCATggtaaccggtcaaaaattcaaaaaaattagacaaaatttatttggtaaaatttgaaatttggggaAAAGATCGCGATTTTTAGTTGTTCGGTAATCGGTCGGTttggatcggttaccgagcggtttttgtatttatcgagcggttttctcgaatttcggTAACAgctcggttttctcggtaaccgctcggttttctctatttatcgagtggttttctcgattttaagtgaagttcaacaaaaaaatctaaaattatctcaatcttgtaaaatcaataactaattcatctaagcttaaaatcaagtgaaacaaattttgttagttttcttgtaacatgatctacataataaaattatttatactcataaaaagttcaaatttttctgttagaaattgtatttgttaaaccaagttaaatgcatagtttactctttgctaatccaaaaatcatgaaactaattttgttaatcttcttacatgatactatgtcttttaaaaatacatgaactcatgaattagttattgtaacatgcaggattgtgtaaatgtgttgcgactagattaattcataattgaccaatcacatctcaaaaattagtgaaaccgcttttattagtttatttatactatgatttacatagaaaaaataatagtatgcatgaaaaagttaattacagtgttgttttttaacatattcactttatgcttgtgaactttgtaaaaatcatagagaaattaataaaattctaaataaagtgaaatcaattttaaagatcctcttaagatacgttttatataagaaaaatatgtgtttacatgttaatttttccttaacatgagttaataactgaaccgtacgtttcaattttttttattttttcaaacttcctccctatagaatataatgcaaatgaaattatttttgaatttttttttcacagaaggtcttagaattgtagtttttttaaaaaaaaaattcgaattttttaattcaaattcgattacCGTTTGATTTGTAAAACCGAATCAGAGATAATCGGTTATAGTGATTTTTTATAGGTTACcatcggttttttaaccctgttCACTACCAAGGCTTCACCACCTTCCTCTGCGCACCAGAATCACCACCGCGTCCGCTCTTCGTCCCACCATCAGAATTGAGCTCCCCACGAGGCCACGATCAAGACCACAATCACGTAGCAACGCCTGCTTGTCACAATTAAGCTCTCGCCGTGGCCTCTCCGTTGCACACCACAGCCGGTGGCTGACCCGCGCCGGCCTCACCCTCACCTTCACCCACCAAAGCAAGCGGCTTGGACACGACGACGCCTCTCCCCACGCCGCACGGCCGAGACGAGGCACGCGGTCACCACCGCAGACGCACGGGCCTTCCTCCGCTTCCCCACGCCGCAATAGGGCccggaggaggcggtcgcgggGAGGGTTCGCCTCGGCGGCGGGGACGAGGCGGTTTTGGTGGCCAAGCGCGCGGAGGGGTTGATGGTGGTGGAGGGAAGCGggtgtggcggcggcggctgggccgCGGTGGCATTGAGGTGGCGGCTGCATCCCGGCGGGAGGCGGCGGAAGAGCGGAGGTGCGGCGGCGATCGGCGGGAGGGACGGCGACGCGGGCGAGCATCGCGAGTGGAAGATTGCAGGGGAAGGAAGGCGATTTCATTGGTTTCCGCCGGTTGTCCGGTTCACAAATTTTCTCccgaattcaaattcaaaatacccTTATTGCCTAGTTAAAATACTGTATCATTCAAAAGGTTTGAAAAAAGACGATTTTTTTCTCCTGCATACAATAAAAATACCCTTAGTTCCTAGTAAAAATATTAAATCTTTAAGAAGTTATGTCAAAAGGAAAATCCACAATGTCCAAAGTCAAGTTTTCAAAATGAATTTGCAACATAGCATAAAAATATCACCAAGATTTTTTACTTTATCCTGTGAACTCATATGTTCGTAAAGCATTTTTCATATGCAGGAATTTCATGTTCCAAATAGATTCATAGATCAACAATACGAGGCTCATGTTTAGAGTGGTTGCTTAGCTCAATCAATGGATAGTCTCAGCACTTGCAAATCTTTTTAAGTTTTAATGCTTTTGagataggatataagtgaatatttaaTGGGTAGTTTTAGGTCATTATTTGATATTCTTTCTTTAACTTAGGCTTTGTTTCTGGAAAGTTGAAACAAATAGACTGATTCTGGAAAGCGATTCTCAGAATCAAACATTGGTTTTATGACTAGAATACAAAAGTTTGTCTGAATGTGATTTTTGAGGATTATAAGTAATGTTGTTCTGAGACTGATAATAgggtattatatatattatacactTTATTTACAGTAAAAACTAATCTTATAATCAGTTTTTAAAATTCACAATCTAAAATCAGCTTTTTCAAAAACCACAGTTGAAACAAACACGTCCTTAGTTAGATAAAAGTGAAtctttagtttaatttttttagttttagattaaCCTAATAACAAAAAAGTACAAAACTTGCATCTATTCCGAGATATTACCGTGAAATGTTCTTAGCTCCTTGTTGTAATTAATTTTAATGTTGTGACATTGGTACTTCTATCTGTTGAAACAAGTCACTATGACGCAAATAAACAATATAAATTTTAGCATAGATCATGGTTGTGGCTTATGCTATTTCTTTTTCACTTAGGTGATTGGGTTGTACCTTCACAATATAGAGAGGTTTTCCTGGATGATAGTGATACACTCTCTTCTGATTAGAATCGGTGTATAGCTTCGTTCTTCAGTAGTATTTTCTCTTGTGTACATTGTTTTAGTACACATATCACAAGTCACAAATTTCAACTCAACTCAACACAACCCAACCCACTCCTcataaaagaagaagaggaaaaaaaatctcaacTCACATGTCGCATTGAAGAAATTTAGATTTTTAccacttaaaaaaaataggctTTGCAGTTTTGCCACTACAATAATTGACTTGGCAAAAGTGtcatcttatatttactaattggaggctcttTTTGGTGCCTCCACATTAAtcctaaaaaattctaaaaattctcataaaaaagcaaaacatccgaccgtcgaattgattgattgactaactataaccatagatcaacaatcaaaagaaacaaaagattaaaaaataaatcatagagtccaacTCCAAGACTATTTTTTGCcttgcttttccttttttttatagataccctttgtccaataaggttacgttagcaaactccaacttaattacgttagcaatcaatacacttttccaaatcaattaaaatataccaattaaatatgtgtataatcaaacattacaaaattaaaacaacaaaacgcaaacatattacggattctcacataaaaaataatatgagattcggtgacgacattaaaaataataataatttcaaaaaatcaagaaacaaataaaaattaatttgcataacacataaaatgaaaattataaattagatctattcacaaataataaacatgattctaatattatgaaaaaaattacattatattttacattctaatatttaaatataaataactgATGTATCTTAGTATACGATcattattaacataaatatcta
The sequence above is drawn from the Phragmites australis chromosome 10, lpPhrAust1.1, whole genome shotgun sequence genome and encodes:
- the LOC133930864 gene encoding GDSL esterase/lipase APG-like, with translation MAPRDSRSPALMQVRCLLVLALFLLVATYGGEAQPLVPAVMTFGDSSVDVGNNDYLHTIIKANFPPYGRDFKNHVATGRFCNGKLATDITAETLGFTSYAPAYLSPQASGQNLLVGANFASAGSGYYDHTALLYHAIPLSQQLEYFKEYQSKLAAVAGSSQAQSIIAGSLYIISAGASDFIQNYYINPLLFKTQTVDQFSDRLVGIFSNTVSQLYGMGARRIGVTSLPPLGCLPAAITLFGHGSNGCVSRLNSDSRSFNWKMNATVGTLSSRYPDLKIAVFDIYTPLYDLATSPGSQGFTESRRGCCGTGTVETTVLLCNPKSIGTCPNATTYVFWDAVHPSEAANQVIADSLITEGLILVT